From Verrucomicrobiia bacterium, the proteins below share one genomic window:
- a CDS encoding Gfo/Idh/MocA family oxidoreductase: protein MPPLRFAILGAGFWARVQLAAWRELGGTECVAVYNRSRDRATSFARELGVPAVYDDPVRLLEEVRPDFVDNITEVGGHKPLSLLCARHRIPCICQKPMAASLRDARAMVAAFERTGTLFLVHENWRWQAPMRALLDTLRSGMLGPPFRARLTLISGFDVWASQPALRTLERFILTDLGVHLLDVARAAFGEARTVYCQTHRTLAPEVRGENVATLLLAMGPERTSVIVELGYAKAPLEREVFPQTLAFVEGPLGTAEVTADYWLRVSTREGVHCRRHAPPRYPWADPAYEVAQASLVPCLRNLLKALEGGPPAETTGADNLRTMELTFAAYDSARRDSVVRLGGDPG from the coding sequence ATGCCCCCGCTTCGATTTGCCATCCTGGGCGCCGGCTTCTGGGCGCGCGTCCAGCTGGCCGCGTGGCGCGAGTTGGGCGGCACCGAATGCGTCGCGGTCTACAACCGGTCGCGCGATCGCGCCACGTCGTTTGCCCGCGAGCTCGGGGTGCCCGCGGTTTACGATGACCCGGTCCGGTTGTTGGAGGAGGTGCGGCCGGATTTTGTGGACAACATCACCGAGGTTGGGGGGCACAAGCCCCTGTCGCTGCTCTGTGCGCGGCACCGAATCCCCTGCATCTGCCAAAAACCGATGGCGGCCTCGCTGCGGGATGCCCGTGCGATGGTGGCGGCCTTTGAGCGGACCGGGACGCTGTTCCTGGTCCATGAGAACTGGCGCTGGCAGGCGCCCATGCGTGCCCTGTTGGACACCTTGCGGTCGGGGATGCTGGGCCCGCCGTTTCGCGCCCGCCTTACCCTGATCTCGGGCTTCGATGTCTGGGCGAGTCAACCGGCCCTGCGGACGCTGGAACGATTCATCCTCACCGACCTGGGCGTCCACCTGCTGGATGTTGCCCGCGCCGCATTCGGCGAGGCGCGCACGGTGTATTGCCAGACGCATCGAACCCTGGCGCCGGAGGTCCGGGGAGAAAATGTGGCCACGCTGCTGCTCGCGATGGGGCCGGAGCGCACCAGCGTGATCGTGGAATTGGGATATGCGAAGGCCCCGTTGGAGCGGGAGGTGTTTCCGCAGACGCTGGCGTTCGTGGAGGGGCCGCTTGGCACGGCGGAGGTGACCGCAGACTACTGGCTGCGCGTTTCCACTCGCGAAGGGGTGCATTGCCGGCGCCACGCTCCCCCGCGGTATCCGTGGGCGGATCCCGCGTACGAGGTGGCGCAGGCCAGCCTGGTGCCATGCCTGCGAAACCTCCTGAAGGCCCTTGAGGGCGGGCCGCCTGCGGAGACGACGGGTGCGGACAATCTCCGCACCATGGAGCTCACCTTCGCCGCGTACGACTCCGCACGTCGCGATTCGGTGGTGCGGCTGGGAGGAGACCCAGGATGA